Genomic segment of Candidatus Aegiribacteria sp.:
ATACCGGGAGTAGAAGAAATAACCTATTCAAGAATCTCATCCGGACCGGGAGGCCTGTTTCTTGCCGAAAAATCATCCGGAGGCTTCACCGTTCTGGATTCAACAGGAAATGTCATTACCGATAATTCCTGTTACTACTACCCATCCTGGACTGAGGATGGAAATATCTTATGCTCATGCCTGGTTTTCTCCGGAATGTTTCTCACCTCCGGCGATATTCTAAGTATTGATCCGCGTACGGGAGATCAGGAAATAATACCTGTATCGGGAATTCCGCTGAATCCTGTTTCTACCCGTGATAGTGAAATTGTCTGGACAGACGGCGCCAGCGGTAAACTCATCGGGTTCAATGTCCGGTCGTTTCCAGCTTTGGAATATCAGCCGGTAACGGATGATCCTGAGGGATATATCGATGTTCCGTACATGCACCAGAGATGGGATACACCGGACTGGTTCGACGGAAGCTGGTCATGCGGTCCCACATCATGCGTCATGGCTGTTCAGTATTACAGAATGCTCACTCCTGATTCCATCTGGGCTTCATATCCATCAAAGGGACACTGGAGCCTGTGGGGTAACTACATTCCCGAAGAATACACTTTTTTGGATTATACATACGACGAGCTGGGTGAAAGCCCCGGTGGAGTAATGGTTCCCGGCGCCCACGGGTTCATCTGCCCCAATGGCTCAGCCTGGTGGAATAACATGGTGGATTATCTCAATCAGCATGAAGTGAATTCCGCATGGGCGGGAACTTCGTGGTCCACTCTGACAGAACAGATCGACAGCAGTTATCCGGTTGTCTGTTCCAGTTCTCTTGGCTCAGGTCATATCATCATCCTCAGCGGTTACTATACAAACCATACCATCATAGTTAACGATCCATATGGAGATGCGAATGAGAGTGGATGGGGTAACTACTACAACGGCAAGGATGTTCTTTACGACTGGCCCGGATATAATAACGGCCACGTTGAGATTGGAATAAGCCAGCTTTTCTATGCGCAGGCTCAGGTTTCGACAGAACCGGACACTCTGGTGGATGACTGCTGCAAAGGGTTTGAGAAGTATGGTGACTGCAGATACTGGCATCTTACCGGCGATGGTTACGAGGGGAACGCATGGTGGACATGGTCAACAGGTGCTCTTCCGGACACCTGCATCGCGCAGTGGCATCCTGAGCTCCCCGGAACAGGTGATTACATCGTATCTGTATACATCCCTCCTTACTACGCGACGGCAACGGGTATCTATGTGATTCAAACCTCCTCTGGTCCGGTCGAGGCAACTCTCGATCAGGGGTTGTACAGCGGGGAATGGGCAGTACTTGATACATTCCATCTTTCCGATGATGCCTGGCTGAAGCTGGGTGATTACACCGGAACAGGAGGGCAGTATATAGCTTTTGACGCAGCTCTTTTCAGCCTTCCCGAAACTGGAATAAGCGATGATTTCTTTTCAGATAACACAGGTTTCAGTCTTTTCCCGAATCCCTGCCGTGAAACAGCATATGTAATTCTTCCCTCCGGTAATGACGGAGCAACAATCTCTCTCTATGATACTTCCGGAAGACTCATTTCACGAACTTCTATCAGCAACTGTCAGAGCACCGTACAGATTGATGTTTCCTCTCTATCCTCCGGTCTCTACCTGCTGAAAGTAAGCATCGACGGATACTCCAACTGGACTTTCTCCAGACTTATGACTGTCTGCCGATAGTGGAAAGCGATACATGAACTGTCCCAAATGCGGTCATTCTCAGGATGATTTGAATACTGAATGTGTCAGGTGCGGGCTTATTTTCGAGAAATACAGAACACGTGACAACAAGGAGCTGTTTCCACAGGTCAGAAAGAAGAAAGATGGATTCGTTCAATCCGTAATCAGGTATCTGCTTCATACAAAACCCAGGATAGAACATCTTGACTTCTACGGCCGGATCTTCGTTTTTGTGTTCCTATTCATCTGGAGCTGGTGGTTCGTTCTTTCCCCGATCGAGAACAATTACTCGATAAAATCCTTCATGCATCTGGTGAATCTGCCATTTCATGAGGCAGGACATATAGTATTCAGTCCATTTGGAGATTTCATTACCTCTCTGGGAGGCAGTCTCGGTCAGATTCTGATGCCGCTGATTTGTCTTTGTGTTCTACTCATCAAAACCCGTGATACATTCGGAGCATCCATCGCGCTGTGGTGGCTGGGAGAGAATTTCATTGATATGGCGCCATACATAAATGACGCTAGAGCGCTTCAGCTTCCTCTGCTCGGCGGAAACACAGGAGCGGGAGCTCCGTACGGATTCCATGACTGGCAGTTTATCCTGAATGAATCAGGTCTTCTTCAGCATGATCACCTCATTGCTTCACTATCATTCTCGGCAGGAGTTGTACTTATGGCGGTTTCATTCATCTGGGGAGGTCTGGTGCTCTACAGACAATCCAAAGCCCTTTGAAGCTCATTTTCATTCACCTGTATCGGGGAGGATACATCTGCTCTATTTACTGACAGCGGTTGTTTGCAGCGCCTCAATCACTCTGATTTTCCATATAAGCGAGAGCCGTGGCATGAACAGGTATGTAGTTACTACGGTTAACTACCTTGTCGCGTCTCTTATATCCCTAATCTTCATTCTGTTCGGAAACCTTCCGGAATCATCCTTTTCAGGAGCGGCCAGTGCTTTTCTGAACGAGTTCGAAGGTGCGATGAAGGGCGGTGCTTTCAGTCCTTCCGGAAGCCTCGGATGGGCTGTCATCGTCGGTATCTCTACCGGCATACTGTATTATCTTGGCTTCATCTATCTTCAGAGAGCTGTAAAAGAAAGCGGTGTCAGCCTTGCGGGAAGTTTTTCAAGGATGGGTATACTTGTTCCTATAATTCTATCAATTCTTCTCTTTCGAGAACTGCCTTCAAGCCTTCAGTGGGTAGGAATTTGTCTGGCTCTTTTTTCTATACTCCTTGCCAATATCGACCCTTCAAAATCCGCCGGATTTCTTTCAGGATTCCAGCCTGTGCTGATAATACTGTTCCTGATCGTCGGGCTGGCCGAGTTCAGCAATAAGGTCTTTCAGAAATATGGTGTACTGGAGGCTAAAAGCCTGTTTCTTTTCTTTGTTTTCACAACAGCGCTCCTGATAAGCACATGGAAAACCATAAGCAAGGGGGAAAGACCGAAGTTCTCAAACATAATAATCGGATTCGCAGTCGGAATTCCAAATTTTTTCGCATCGTTTTTTCTTATACTTGCCCTTTCAAGGCTTCAAACCGCAGTGGTTTTCCCTTT
This window contains:
- a CDS encoding C39 family peptidase, whose translation is MLVLLILASLIAPLNPALTEIALKDTPEGLLLTDGRHRGLFLQNRYDEIEVISDEPGAGRNVILIEGYVLFKECPSGIPQRVIAITPDRAERTLYESECFSGPFIKASSTFMIAHDGFLIEYDLRGREIIRWYIGEFPAWAAAANDRICFTGETGGLRILTMETGEILSIRIPGVEEITYSRISSGPGGLFLAEKSSGGFTVLDSTGNVITDNSCYYYPSWTEDGNILCSCLVFSGMFLTSGDILSIDPRTGDQEIIPVSGIPLNPVSTRDSEIVWTDGASGKLIGFNVRSFPALEYQPVTDDPEGYIDVPYMHQRWDTPDWFDGSWSCGPTSCVMAVQYYRMLTPDSIWASYPSKGHWSLWGNYIPEEYTFLDYTYDELGESPGGVMVPGAHGFICPNGSAWWNNMVDYLNQHEVNSAWAGTSWSTLTEQIDSSYPVVCSSSLGSGHIIILSGYYTNHTIIVNDPYGDANESGWGNYYNGKDVLYDWPGYNNGHVEIGISQLFYAQAQVSTEPDTLVDDCCKGFEKYGDCRYWHLTGDGYEGNAWWTWSTGALPDTCIAQWHPELPGTGDYIVSVYIPPYYATATGIYVIQTSSGPVEATLDQGLYSGEWAVLDTFHLSDDAWLKLGDYTGTGGQYIAFDAALFSLPETGISDDFFSDNTGFSLFPNPCRETAYVILPSGNDGATISLYDTSGRLISRTSISNCQSTVQIDVSSLSSGLYLLKVSIDGYSNWTFSRLMTVCR
- a CDS encoding zinc ribbon domain-containing protein; its protein translation is MNCPKCGHSQDDLNTECVRCGLIFEKYRTRDNKELFPQVRKKKDGFVQSVIRYLLHTKPRIEHLDFYGRIFVFVFLFIWSWWFVLSPIENNYSIKSFMHLVNLPFHEAGHIVFSPFGDFITSLGGSLGQILMPLICLCVLLIKTRDTFGASIALWWLGENFIDMAPYINDARALQLPLLGGNTGAGAPYGFHDWQFILNESGLLQHDHLIASLSFSAGVVLMAVSFIWGGLVLYRQSKAL
- a CDS encoding DMT family transporter; the protein is MLYLLTAVVCSASITLIFHISESRGMNRYVVTTVNYLVASLISLIFILFGNLPESSFSGAASAFLNEFEGAMKGGAFSPSGSLGWAVIVGISTGILYYLGFIYLQRAVKESGVSLAGSFSRMGILVPIILSILLFRELPSSLQWVGICLALFSILLANIDPSKSAGFLSGFQPVLIILFLIVGLAEFSNKVFQKYGVLEAKSLFLFFVFTTALLISTWKTISKGERPKFSNIIIGFAVGIPNFFASFFLILALSRLQTAVVFPLYSALTIVIISLSGWIIFGEKLKKRERFAVTLTVAALILVNLHS